One Ranitomeya imitator isolate aRanImi1 chromosome 1, aRanImi1.pri, whole genome shotgun sequence DNA window includes the following coding sequences:
- the LOC138665442 gene encoding olfactory receptor 13G1-like, which produces MTNSSLVSEFIILGLSTNPELEAIIFIVFLIIYTVAFIGNLIILLLSIFDSGLNTPMYFFLGFLSFLDICCTSATVPKMLTGYVTKSKVISYYGCVAQLFFFTWPMGIELLLLTVMAYDRYIAIRNPLRYATIINRKVCIHVAIALTILGSLNSMTHTYCTFRLPYCGDNKINHFFCEIMPLLKLACGDTYVNEIVVFTADFILGICCFCLTCISYIFIINTILKIRSAEGKRKAFSTCASHVIIVSMYYGAVIFTYIRPRSSLSLEKDKIVSALYAVITPTLNPIIYSLRNKEVKDAFKRSIKRLLLHKIKNLM; this is translated from the coding sequence ATGACCAATAGTTCCTTAGTCTCTGAATTTATTATATTAGGTTTGTCTACTAACCCAGAATTGGAAGCAATCATTTTCATTGTGTTCTTGATCATTTATACAGTGGCTTTTATTGGTAATTTAATTATCCTTCTTCTCTCCATTTTTGACTCTGGTCTTAACACTCCAATGTACTTCTTCTTAGGATTTTTGTCATTTCTTGACATATGCTGTACATCAGCGACCGTTCCTAAAATGCTAACAGGCTATGTGACAAAATCCAAGGTGATTTCATACTATGGATGTGTTGCTCAGCTATTCTTCTTCACTTGGCCCATGGGCATTGAGCTTTTGCTGCTTACTGTTATGGCGTATGACCGATACATTGCAATCCGAAATCCGTTGCGTTACGCAACCATAATCAATCGTAAAGTTTGTATCCATGTAGCAATTGCTCTCACAATTCTTGGTTCTCTGAATTCAATGACACACACATATTGCACCTTTCGGCTTCCATACTGTGGTGATAATAAGATCAATCATTTTTTCTGTGAGATAATGCCTTTGCTGAAACTCGCGTGTGGAGACACGTACGTAAATGAGATTGTGGTATTTACCGCTGATTTCATCCTTGGGATTTGCTGTTTTTGCCTAACCTGTATTTCTTATATATTTATAATTAACACAATACTAAAAATACGTTCCGCCGAAGGAAAACGAAAAGCCTTTTCCACTTGTGCTTCCCACGTAATAATTGTATCCATGTATTACGGGGCCGTTATTTTCACCTACATCAGACCTCGGTCTAGTTTGTCTTTAGAGAAAGACAAAATAGTGTCTGCTTTATATGCTGTAATAACACCCACTCTGAACCCTATAATATATAGCCTAAGGAATAAAGAGGTGAAAGATGCATTTAAAAGGAGTATTAAGAGACTGTTACTGCATAAGATTAAAAATTTGATGTAG